The Xanthomonas sp. DAR 34887 genome has a segment encoding these proteins:
- a CDS encoding alpha/beta hydrolase, whose protein sequence is MRHPCRPLAVVAATLLLAACQGGHGPAPQNAGRSYGTLHFHPCTLTSPVASNNVEAQCTRMPLPENPAVPGGRRIELNIAWLPVTGQGGTDPDPVFFLAGGPGQAATEVASIVDMALRETRKRRDVFLIDQRGTGQSNPLTCLGADGKEMQLADPARAPTASELLDYARRCAQSLQGRADPRYYTTTQAVADLDTVRAALGTDKINLIGGSYGTRVAQQYAARYAAHTRSVVIDGVAPNDLVVGGEFATTFEDAIKLQSEQCKATPACAKRFPTDTRAQLRTVVERLRQAPADVDYRDPASGESKHDRVTADTVTSLAFSFSYAPQTASLLPLVLDEAAHERYAPLMSLAKMMGKQLDGQMNRGMQWSVICAEDADRYHPPAAGGETLLGPEVAQMFFAACPAWPTGTRPAGFTAPFKSELPVLLTSGELDPVTPPRYAARVLQGLPNGRHLVVRGQGHGTMTLGCMPKLLSQFFENADAKQLDATCLDAMSGVPAFTSFNGWEP, encoded by the coding sequence ATGCGACACCCATGCAGACCGCTCGCCGTCGTCGCGGCGACCTTGCTGCTCGCCGCCTGCCAAGGCGGACACGGACCGGCACCGCAGAATGCGGGGCGCAGCTACGGCACGCTGCATTTCCATCCGTGCACGTTGACCAGTCCGGTCGCGTCCAACAACGTCGAGGCGCAATGCACGCGCATGCCGCTGCCGGAAAATCCGGCGGTGCCTGGAGGGCGCAGGATCGAGCTCAACATCGCCTGGTTGCCGGTCACCGGACAGGGCGGCACCGACCCGGATCCGGTGTTCTTCCTCGCCGGCGGCCCGGGCCAGGCGGCGACCGAGGTGGCCAGCATCGTCGACATGGCCTTGCGCGAAACGCGCAAGCGCCGCGACGTGTTCCTGATCGACCAGCGCGGCACCGGCCAGTCCAATCCGCTGACCTGCCTGGGCGCGGACGGCAAGGAAATGCAGTTGGCCGATCCTGCGCGCGCGCCCACCGCCAGCGAGTTGCTCGATTACGCGCGGCGTTGCGCGCAGTCGCTGCAGGGCCGCGCCGACCCGCGCTACTACACCACCACCCAGGCCGTCGCCGACCTGGACACCGTGCGCGCCGCGCTCGGCACGGACAAGATCAACCTGATCGGCGGTTCCTACGGCACCCGCGTCGCCCAGCAGTACGCGGCGCGCTATGCGGCGCACACCCGCAGCGTGGTGATCGACGGCGTGGCGCCGAACGACCTGGTGGTCGGCGGCGAATTCGCCACCACCTTCGAAGATGCGATCAAGCTGCAATCGGAGCAGTGCAAGGCCACCCCGGCCTGCGCCAAGCGCTTCCCCACCGACACCCGCGCGCAGCTGCGCACGGTGGTGGAACGGCTGCGGCAGGCGCCGGCGGACGTGGACTACCGCGACCCGGCCAGCGGCGAGAGCAAGCACGACCGGGTGACCGCCGACACCGTCACCAGCCTGGCGTTCTCGTTCTCGTATGCGCCGCAGACCGCGTCGTTGTTGCCGCTGGTGCTGGACGAAGCCGCGCACGAACGCTATGCGCCGCTGATGTCGCTGGCGAAGATGATGGGCAAGCAACTGGACGGGCAGATGAATCGCGGCATGCAGTGGTCGGTGATCTGCGCCGAGGATGCCGACCGTTACCACCCGCCTGCCGCCGGTGGCGAGACCCTGCTCGGCCCGGAGGTGGCGCAGATGTTCTTCGCCGCCTGTCCGGCATGGCCGACCGGGACGCGTCCGGCCGGTTTCACCGCGCCGTTCAAGTCCGAACTGCCGGTGCTGCTGACCTCCGGCGAGCTGGATCCGGTGACCCCGCCGCGCTACGCCGCGCGCGTGCTGCAGGGCCTGCCCAATGGCCGCCACCTGGTGGTGCGCGGCCAGGGCCACGGCACCATGACCCTGGGCTGCATGCCCAAGCTGCTGAGCCAGTTCTTCGAGAACGCCGATGCCAAGCAGCTCGATGCCACCTGCCTGGACGCGATGAGCGGCGTGCCGGCCTTCACTTCATTCAACGGATGGGAACCATGA
- a CDS encoding pilus assembly protein translates to MKNQRRHIRFGRKQLGQGMTEYIIIVALIAIAAIGVFTFFGGTVRSQVAGMAQELSGKQDASQMINRAGTNAGKAQSQADKDKGMAAYNGNK, encoded by the coding sequence ATGAAGAACCAACGCAGGCATATTCGTTTCGGCCGTAAGCAGCTCGGCCAGGGCATGACCGAGTACATCATCATCGTGGCCCTGATCGCGATCGCCGCCATCGGCGTGTTTACCTTCTTCGGCGGCACCGTCCGCAGCCAGGTCGCCGGCATGGCGCAGGAGCTGTCTGGCAAGCAGGACGCTAGCCAGATGATCAACCGCGCCGGTACCAACGCCGGCAAGGCGCAGAGTCAGGCCGACAAGGACAAGGGCATGGCCGCGTACAACGGCAACAAGTAA
- a CDS encoding pilus assembly protein TadG-related protein, translating into MGIIAAADPSTRGVTPRLGRVRSDMSGQSMPMVLAFLMVLCVGLLVTFNTGQVVGKKVEITNAADAAAYSIAVEQARARNFAAYLNRGRVANEVAIAQTVSLNSWLTMVHSTSVHFGEFTKVAETLLFWVPGLGEVLIALDRAMTAINKALKVFRQGFMEVANGEIRVLDQVLDHPYALAADAAVGTLASEANVFLLANKVVKDNAPDAELTLVGKGVLAKNVVSAGNQLERYSPGQRKGLTSTNPGGERYRNVVMASRDTFTRARDGTAFGVFNNNGGTDMVEYDRWSAVDAFQFKLPLPWPLDDVKIPLGWGGTQAVDGRKPNFFGGMNNGRGWKSPYDNRTYKAYNGTKRSDIAGRFIEADPAVREDFKRDKAFFNGYRYGISPQYHDVKSTYSQTPEGANAGPIYTVEVGTKIEKARTSSTLKIGRGRMELKDEARGNQLRAMASAQVYFNRPYELAAFRRSVWGKGDGKFEKGSLFSPYWQARLVQTPVADRTLLVAAP; encoded by the coding sequence ATGGGGATCATCGCCGCCGCCGATCCGTCTACCAGGGGCGTTACGCCACGGCTGGGACGCGTCCGTTCCGACATGTCGGGGCAGTCGATGCCGATGGTGCTGGCATTCTTGATGGTGCTGTGCGTCGGCCTGTTGGTGACCTTCAACACCGGACAGGTCGTCGGCAAGAAGGTGGAAATCACCAATGCCGCCGATGCCGCTGCGTACAGCATTGCGGTCGAGCAGGCACGCGCGCGCAACTTCGCCGCTTACTTGAACCGCGGACGCGTCGCCAACGAAGTGGCGATCGCGCAAACGGTCAGTCTGAATTCGTGGCTGACCATGGTGCACTCCACCTCCGTGCATTTCGGGGAATTCACCAAGGTCGCCGAAACCTTGTTGTTCTGGGTGCCCGGCCTGGGCGAGGTGCTGATCGCACTCGACCGCGCCATGACCGCGATCAACAAGGCGCTGAAGGTCTTCCGGCAAGGCTTCATGGAAGTGGCGAACGGCGAAATCCGCGTACTGGACCAGGTGCTGGATCACCCGTATGCGCTCGCGGCGGACGCGGCGGTCGGCACGCTCGCTTCGGAAGCCAACGTCTTCCTCCTCGCCAACAAGGTGGTCAAGGACAACGCACCGGATGCGGAGCTGACCCTGGTCGGCAAGGGCGTGCTGGCCAAGAACGTGGTCTCGGCGGGCAACCAGCTGGAACGCTACAGCCCCGGCCAGCGTAAAGGCCTGACCAGCACCAATCCCGGCGGCGAGCGCTACCGCAACGTGGTCATGGCATCGCGCGACACCTTTACGCGAGCCCGCGACGGCACGGCCTTCGGGGTGTTCAACAACAACGGCGGCACGGACATGGTCGAATACGATCGCTGGTCGGCCGTGGATGCATTTCAGTTCAAGCTGCCGCTTCCCTGGCCGCTCGACGACGTCAAGATTCCGCTCGGCTGGGGCGGCACCCAGGCCGTCGATGGCCGCAAGCCGAATTTCTTCGGCGGGATGAATAACGGGCGTGGATGGAAATCGCCGTACGACAACCGGACCTACAAGGCCTACAACGGCACCAAGCGCAGCGACATCGCCGGCCGGTTCATCGAAGCCGATCCAGCCGTCAGGGAGGACTTCAAGCGCGACAAGGCCTTCTTCAACGGCTACCGCTATGGCATCAGCCCGCAGTATCACGATGTCAAGAGCACCTATTCGCAGACCCCCGAAGGCGCCAATGCCGGGCCGATCTACACGGTCGAGGTGGGTACCAAGATCGAAAAGGCGCGCACCAGTTCCACGCTGAAGATCGGGCGTGGCCGCATGGAACTGAAGGACGAGGCGCGCGGAAACCAGTTGCGCGCGATGGCCAGCGCGCAGGTCTATTTCAACCGCCCTTATGAACTGGCCGCCTTCCGGCGTTCGGTCTGGGGCAAAGGCGACGGGAAATTCGAAAAGGGCAGTTTGTTCAGTCCGTATTGGCAGGCCCGCCTGGTGCAGACGCCAGTGGCGGATCGCACTCTTTTGGTGGCCGCTCCATGA
- a CDS encoding ABC transporter ATP-binding protein: MNIASPLSSPVPALRVRELRKTYDNGVQALHGVSLDVLPGDFFALLGPNGAGKSTLIGIISSLVNLSAGQVEVFGTDLTAQRSAAMRLLGLVPQEINFNLFEKPFDILVNYAGFYGVPRAEAERQAEVELKRAHLWEKAQVMSRTLSGGMKRRLMIARAMMTQPRLLILDEPTAGVDIEIRRDMWRVLREINAAGTTIILTTHYLEEAESLCRNLAIIDRGRIVEQGPMRELLAKLDVEGFLLDIDGELPPQLPAIEGTTLLAQDAHTLDLDMPRAMDLNRVFAALGAAGIRVRSMRTKSNRLEELFVRLTGDNRDGASGPASAPGSPKQPPAAA; the protein is encoded by the coding sequence TTGAATATCGCCTCCCCGCTCTCCTCCCCGGTGCCCGCGCTGCGCGTGCGCGAGCTGCGCAAGACCTACGACAACGGCGTGCAGGCGCTGCATGGCGTGTCGCTGGACGTGCTGCCCGGCGATTTCTTCGCCCTGCTCGGCCCCAACGGCGCCGGCAAGTCCACCTTGATCGGCATCATCAGCTCGCTGGTCAACCTCAGCGCCGGCCAGGTCGAGGTGTTCGGCACCGACCTGACCGCCCAGCGCAGCGCGGCGATGCGCCTGCTCGGCCTGGTGCCGCAGGAGATCAACTTCAACCTGTTCGAGAAGCCTTTCGACATCCTGGTCAACTACGCCGGCTTCTACGGCGTGCCGCGCGCGGAGGCCGAGCGCCAGGCCGAAGTGGAACTCAAGCGCGCGCACCTGTGGGAGAAGGCGCAGGTGATGAGCCGCACCCTGTCCGGCGGCATGAAGCGGCGGCTGATGATCGCCCGCGCGATGATGACCCAGCCGCGCCTGCTGATCCTGGACGAACCCACCGCCGGCGTGGACATCGAGATCCGCCGCGACATGTGGCGCGTGCTGCGCGAGATCAACGCCGCCGGCACCACCATCATCCTGACCACGCACTACCTGGAGGAAGCGGAGAGCCTGTGCCGCAACCTGGCGATCATCGACCGCGGCCGCATCGTCGAACAGGGCCCGATGCGCGAACTGCTGGCCAAGCTCGACGTGGAAGGCTTCCTGCTCGACATCGACGGCGAGTTGCCGCCGCAGCTGCCGGCGATCGAGGGCACCACCCTGCTCGCGCAGGACGCGCACACCCTGGACCTGGACATGCCGCGGGCGATGGACCTCAACCGCGTGTTCGCCGCGCTCGGCGCCGCCGGCATCCGCGTGCGCTCGATGCGCACCAAGAGCAACCGCCTGGAAGAGCTGTTCGTGCGCCTCACCGGAGACAACCGGGACGGCGCAAGCGGCCCGGCCTCGGCCCCGGGCTCGCCGAAGCAGCCGCCCGCCGCCGCCTGA
- a CDS encoding helix-turn-helix transcriptional regulator yields the protein MNSRIRELREARGWSQGELGERLGVSRQTINALETGKYDPSLPLAFRIARLFAHSIEQVFLFDDSE from the coding sequence ATGAACAGCCGCATCCGCGAACTGCGCGAGGCCCGCGGCTGGTCGCAGGGCGAGCTGGGCGAGCGGCTGGGCGTGTCGCGGCAGACCATCAATGCGCTGGAAACCGGCAAGTACGATCCGAGCCTGCCGCTGGCGTTCCGTATTGCGCGGCTGTTCGCGCACAGCATCGAGCAGGTGTTCCTGTTCGACGATTCAGAGTAG
- a CDS encoding IS110 family transposase — MAKDTLAVHVLPLNQLLSFPNTAQGHQRLCDQLAGQCVGNVLLEATGGYERAVMNALATAGFPVTRINPRRARAFATALGTIAKTDPLDAALLARMAQLVQAPAPPSDPCASNCACWSSAANNWSSSATTSAVGCIRRPWPSCVSV; from the coding sequence GTGGCCAAGGACACCTTGGCCGTTCACGTGCTTCCCCTGAACCAGTTGCTGTCCTTTCCCAATACCGCCCAGGGCCACCAGCGCCTGTGTGACCAGCTTGCCGGGCAGTGCGTCGGCAACGTGCTGCTGGAGGCCACCGGCGGCTACGAACGAGCGGTCATGAACGCCCTGGCCACGGCAGGCTTCCCGGTGACCCGGATCAATCCGCGCCGCGCGCGCGCGTTCGCCACGGCCTTGGGCACCATTGCCAAGACCGATCCGCTGGATGCGGCCTTGCTCGCGCGCATGGCCCAGCTGGTGCAAGCGCCCGCGCCGCCTTCCGATCCCTGCGCGAGCAACTGCGCATGCTGGTCCAGCGCCGCGAACAACTGGTCCAGCAGCGCGACGACGAGCGCCGTCGGTTGCATCAGGCGACCCTGGCCGTCGTGCGTGAGTGTCTGA
- a CDS encoding FAD-binding oxidoreductase, with product MLAPAVGHYRFVRDDGQPLPFVPGQFVQVHFHYADGMATKRSYSLATRHDPAQPADATVEIAVSFVAGGAATALFEGLEIGGQVCASGPYGRFCLNQGDSNRRYLLIATGTGVTPYRSMLPLLEAAMAERGVEVVLLLGARTPAELLYGDEFRAFADAHPGFRFVPCFSRELPEAPHADVRHGYVQQFLGEFAPQADGDIAYLCGNPNMVDACFEALKEAGLPVPHIRREKYVSSK from the coding sequence ATGCTGGCCCCGGCCGTCGGCCACTACCGCTTCGTCCGCGACGACGGCCAACCGCTGCCGTTCGTACCCGGCCAGTTCGTGCAGGTGCACTTCCACTACGCCGATGGCATGGCGACCAAGCGCAGCTATTCGCTGGCCACCCGCCACGATCCGGCGCAGCCGGCCGATGCGACGGTCGAGATCGCGGTCAGCTTCGTCGCCGGCGGCGCGGCCACGGCGCTGTTCGAAGGCCTGGAGATCGGCGGCCAGGTCTGCGCCAGCGGTCCGTACGGCCGCTTCTGCCTGAACCAGGGCGACAGCAACCGCCGCTACCTGCTGATCGCCACCGGCACCGGCGTCACCCCGTACCGTTCGATGTTGCCGCTGCTGGAAGCGGCGATGGCCGAGCGCGGCGTGGAAGTGGTGTTGCTGCTCGGCGCGCGCACGCCGGCCGAGCTGCTGTACGGCGACGAGTTCCGCGCCTTCGCCGACGCGCATCCGGGGTTCCGCTTCGTCCCGTGTTTCTCGCGCGAACTGCCGGAGGCGCCGCATGCCGACGTGCGTCACGGCTACGTGCAGCAGTTCCTGGGCGAGTTCGCGCCGCAGGCCGATGGCGATATCGCCTACCTGTGCGGCAATCCGAACATGGTCGATGCCTGCTTCGAGGCGCTGAAAGAGGCGGGTCTGCCGGTGCCGCACATCCGCCGCGAGAAGTACGTCAGCAGCAAGTAG
- a CDS encoding ABC transporter permease, which produces MNTTTKPQSVLPETTPAQRNWVALGTVVRREVKRILRIWGQTLVPPAITMTLYFLIFGGLIGSRVGDMGGYSYMQFIVPGLVMMSVIQNSYGNISSSFFGAKFGRHVEELLVSPMPNWVILWGYVAGAVLRGLMVGVLVLIIAMFFTPVRIPHPLVTLTTVLLGATIFSLAGFINAVYAKKFDDVAIVPTFILTPLTYLGGVFYSVKLLPGWAEAATHANPIFYMVNAFRYGLLGSSDVPVWVAYALMLGFVAVLSALALWLLRRGVGLRS; this is translated from the coding sequence ATGAACACCACCACCAAACCGCAATCCGTTCTTCCCGAGACCACGCCGGCCCAGCGCAACTGGGTCGCGCTGGGCACCGTGGTGCGCCGCGAGGTCAAGCGCATCCTGCGCATCTGGGGCCAGACCCTGGTGCCGCCGGCGATCACCATGACCCTGTATTTCCTGATCTTCGGCGGGCTGATCGGCTCGCGCGTTGGCGACATGGGCGGCTACAGCTACATGCAGTTCATCGTCCCCGGGCTGGTGATGATGAGCGTGATCCAGAACAGCTACGGCAACATCAGCTCCAGCTTCTTCGGCGCCAAGTTCGGGCGCCACGTCGAGGAACTGCTGGTCAGCCCGATGCCGAACTGGGTGATCCTGTGGGGTTACGTGGCTGGCGCGGTGCTGCGCGGCCTGATGGTCGGCGTGCTGGTGCTGATCATCGCCATGTTCTTCACCCCGGTACGCATCCCGCACCCGCTGGTGACGCTGACCACGGTGCTGCTGGGCGCGACGATCTTCTCGCTGGCCGGTTTCATCAACGCCGTGTACGCGAAGAAGTTCGACGACGTGGCGATCGTGCCGACCTTCATCCTGACCCCGCTGACCTACCTGGGCGGCGTGTTCTATTCGGTGAAGCTGCTGCCCGGCTGGGCCGAGGCCGCGACCCACGCCAACCCGATCTTCTACATGGTCAACGCCTTCCGCTACGGCCTGCTCGGCAGCAGCGACGTCCCGGTCTGGGTGGCCTACGCGCTGATGCTGGGTTTCGTCGCGGTGCTCAGCGCGCTGGCGCTGTGGTTGCTGCGGCGTGGGGTGGGGTTGCGCAGCTGA
- a CDS encoding ABC transporter permease has product MSLFRTVFTVMRKELRDLGRDRRTLALALLLGPLLYPALILGMGALAESRVRTQIDKPLDIPVIGRERAPNLVAFLAAQGLNAVAPPKDLTAAIRSQDVDLALKIDEDYANAWREGRPALVEIVKDSTRRDADIPTTRVQTALSLYSQQVGALRLLARGVDAQVARPLDMAIQDLATAEAKRGVLLAMLLPVLLSITSFIGGAYLILDATAGERERQSLEPLLATPASRGAIVSGKIAAACVVGLASLLLTLLAFKLSAQVASGVGRQLNVSFVAMLQMLFVLLPMLFIGTSLLTLLAAAAKSMKEAQSHMTWLMLLPMLPGYALMVYPLKTTLWQFAVPFLAQNQMLLKIIRREPIDLQIWAVYLAAGFGLAAVLWLAAVRRYRQERLAISG; this is encoded by the coding sequence ATGAGCCTGTTCCGCACCGTTTTCACCGTGATGCGCAAGGAATTGCGCGACCTCGGGCGCGACCGCCGGACCCTGGCGCTGGCGCTGCTGCTGGGCCCGCTGCTGTACCCGGCGCTGATCCTGGGCATGGGCGCGCTGGCCGAGAGCCGGGTGCGCACGCAGATCGACAAGCCGCTGGACATTCCGGTGATCGGCCGCGAGCGCGCGCCGAACCTGGTCGCGTTCCTCGCCGCGCAAGGGCTCAACGCGGTCGCGCCGCCCAAGGACCTGACCGCGGCGATCCGCAGCCAGGACGTGGACCTGGCGCTGAAGATCGACGAGGACTACGCCAATGCCTGGCGCGAGGGGCGGCCGGCGCTGGTGGAGATCGTCAAGGACAGCACCCGCCGCGATGCCGACATCCCGACCACGCGCGTGCAGACGGCGCTGAGCCTGTACAGCCAGCAGGTCGGTGCGCTGCGGTTGTTGGCGCGCGGCGTCGATGCGCAGGTGGCGCGGCCGCTGGACATGGCCATCCAGGACCTGGCCACGGCCGAGGCCAAGCGCGGCGTGCTGCTGGCGATGCTGCTGCCGGTCCTGCTGAGCATCACCTCGTTCATCGGCGGCGCCTACCTGATCCTCGACGCCACCGCCGGCGAACGCGAGCGGCAATCGCTGGAGCCGCTGCTGGCCACACCGGCCTCGCGCGGCGCCATCGTCAGCGGCAAGATCGCCGCCGCCTGCGTGGTCGGGCTGGCCTCGCTGCTGCTGACGTTGCTTGCGTTCAAGCTCAGCGCGCAGGTCGCCAGCGGCGTCGGCCGCCAGCTCAACGTCAGCTTCGTGGCGATGTTGCAGATGCTGTTCGTGCTGCTGCCTATGCTGTTCATCGGCACCTCGCTGCTGACCCTGCTGGCCGCGGCGGCCAAGAGCATGAAGGAAGCGCAGAGCCACATGACCTGGCTGATGCTGCTGCCGATGCTGCCCGGCTATGCGTTGATGGTGTATCCGCTGAAGACCACGTTGTGGCAGTTCGCGGTGCCGTTCCTGGCGCAGAACCAGATGCTGCTGAAGATCATCCGCCGCGAACCGATCGACCTGCAGATCTGGGCGGTGTACCTGGCCGCCGGGTTCGGCCTGGCGGCGGTGCTGTGGCTGGCCGCGGTGCGCCGCTACCGGCAGGAGCGCCTGGCGATCTCCGGGTAG
- a CDS encoding transposase has translation MLVQRREQLVQQRDDERRRLHQATLAVVRECLIQQIGDLRRRLQRMNQAIKQVQHQLDDALARSLSAVPGIGEVTTASLIAYLPELGTLDRRQIAALVGVAPYNVDSGKHRGKRRIRGGRAPIRRVLYMACWSGVRTQASFKERYHQLRARGKPAKVAITACMRVLLIRLNAMARDRTPWQEATG, from the coding sequence ATGCTGGTCCAGCGCCGCGAACAACTGGTCCAGCAGCGCGACGACGAGCGCCGTCGGTTGCATCAGGCGACCCTGGCCGTCGTGCGTGAGTGTCTGATCCAACAGATCGGCGACTTGCGTCGCCGTCTCCAGCGGATGAACCAGGCGATCAAGCAGGTGCAGCACCAGCTCGACGATGCACTGGCGCGCTCGCTGAGCGCGGTCCCTGGCATCGGCGAGGTCACCACGGCCAGCCTGATCGCCTACCTGCCCGAGTTGGGCACCCTGGACCGCCGCCAGATCGCGGCTCTGGTCGGCGTGGCGCCCTACAACGTGGACAGCGGCAAGCACCGTGGCAAACGCCGCATCCGCGGCGGGCGGGCCCCGATCCGACGGGTGCTCTACATGGCCTGTTGGAGCGGCGTGCGCACCCAAGCCTCCTTCAAGGAGCGCTATCACCAGCTACGGGCACGCGGCAAGCCCGCCAAGGTGGCCATCACCGCGTGCATGCGCGTGCTGCTGATCCGCCTCAACGCCATGGCGCGTGATCGCACACCATGGCAAGAGGCAACCGGGTGA
- a CDS encoding ATP-binding cassette domain-containing protein, with product MIVADNLHKAFKTKAGTVQAVQGVSFAAADGQITGLLGPNGAGKTTTLRMLYTLMAPDQGQVRVDGIDVGADPLAVRRALGVLPDARGVYKRLTARENIAYFGELHGLSAARIAERTRLLSAALDMDDILDRQTEGFSQGQRTKTAIARALVHDPRNVILDEPTNGLDVMTTRAMRGFLRGLRAEGRCVIFSSHIMQEVAALCDRIVIVAKGTVVAAGTADELRALTGEDNLEDAFVKAIGSDEGLHA from the coding sequence ATGATCGTCGCCGACAATCTGCACAAGGCGTTCAAGACCAAGGCCGGCACCGTGCAGGCGGTGCAAGGGGTCAGCTTCGCCGCCGCCGACGGCCAGATCACCGGCCTGCTCGGTCCCAACGGCGCCGGCAAGACCACCACCTTGCGCATGCTGTACACGCTGATGGCGCCCGACCAGGGCCAGGTGCGCGTGGACGGCATCGACGTGGGTGCCGATCCGCTGGCGGTGCGCCGCGCGCTGGGCGTGCTGCCCGACGCGCGCGGCGTGTACAAGCGCCTGACCGCGCGCGAGAACATCGCCTACTTCGGCGAACTGCACGGGCTGTCGGCGGCGCGCATCGCCGAGCGCACGCGGCTGCTGTCGGCGGCGCTGGACATGGACGACATCCTCGACCGCCAGACCGAGGGCTTCAGCCAGGGCCAGCGCACCAAGACCGCGATCGCGCGCGCGCTGGTCCACGATCCGCGCAACGTGATCCTCGACGAACCCACCAACGGCCTGGACGTGATGACCACCCGCGCGATGCGCGGCTTCCTGCGCGGACTGCGCGCCGAAGGGCGTTGCGTGATCTTCTCCAGCCACATCATGCAGGAGGTGGCGGCGCTGTGCGATCGCATCGTCATCGTCGCCAAGGGCACGGTGGTGGCCGCCGGCACGGCCGACGAACTGCGCGCGCTGACCGGCGAAGACAATCTGGAAGACGCCTTCGTCAAGGCGATCGGCAGCGACGAGGGACTACACGCATGA
- a CDS encoding CPBP family intramembrane glutamic endopeptidase — protein sequence MRSDPLPRHASASAATVAFRTRLIELGECRILHSGRLRWLRAIAWMIVLFLLVVVSSESAAQLLRAWWPGTTPGPMQLAPHLASVVVALCLYALAVRLGEDRRPSEIAMRPMLPQLAVGLPLGAAMFAAVMGIMVACDLYTIRFAGPAPAWSAVGKALQAGVVEELMLRAIVLRLLWRAFGPWVAFAASAALFGFAHIGNPNATVFAAVCIALEAGIMLGAFYVLTGRIWMSIGVHAAWNFTQGYAFGAAVSGTAMGPAIAHSSARAGAPEWLTGGAFGPEASLPGVLVCAVVGAVVTWRAWRAGRFSSGR from the coding sequence ATGCGCTCCGATCCGCTTCCTCGCCACGCCAGCGCATCCGCCGCGACCGTCGCGTTCCGCACACGCCTGATCGAACTCGGCGAATGCCGCATCCTGCACTCCGGACGGCTGCGCTGGCTCAGGGCGATCGCCTGGATGATCGTGCTGTTCCTGCTGGTGGTCGTCTCGTCCGAATCGGCGGCGCAGCTTCTGCGTGCCTGGTGGCCGGGGACGACGCCGGGTCCGATGCAATTGGCGCCGCATCTTGCGTCGGTCGTGGTCGCCCTGTGTCTCTACGCGCTGGCGGTGCGCCTGGGCGAAGACCGCCGGCCTTCCGAGATCGCGATGCGGCCGATGCTGCCGCAGCTGGCGGTCGGCCTGCCGCTGGGTGCGGCGATGTTCGCCGCGGTCATGGGCATCATGGTGGCGTGCGACCTCTACACGATCCGCTTCGCGGGTCCGGCCCCGGCGTGGAGCGCGGTCGGCAAGGCCTTGCAGGCGGGCGTGGTCGAAGAGCTGATGCTGCGCGCCATCGTGCTGCGTCTGTTGTGGAGGGCGTTCGGTCCCTGGGTGGCGTTCGCCGCATCCGCCGCGCTGTTCGGCTTCGCCCACATCGGCAATCCGAACGCGACGGTGTTCGCCGCCGTCTGCATCGCGTTGGAGGCCGGGATCATGCTCGGCGCCTTCTATGTCCTGACCGGACGCATCTGGATGTCGATCGGCGTGCATGCCGCCTGGAACTTCACCCAGGGCTATGCGTTCGGCGCGGCCGTCTCCGGTACCGCGATGGGCCCTGCGATCGCGCACAGCAGCGCACGCGCCGGCGCCCCGGAATGGTTGACCGGTGGCGCGTTCGGGCCGGAGGCCTCGTTGCCGGGGGTGCTGGTCTGCGCCGTGGTCGGCGCCGTGGTGACGTGGCGCGCCTGGCGCGCAGGCCGCTTCTCCAGCGGCCGTTGA